The proteins below are encoded in one region of Silene latifolia isolate original U9 population chromosome 2, ASM4854445v1, whole genome shotgun sequence:
- the LOC141643267 gene encoding putative calcium-binding protein CML25 translates to MGFAKTFFKIKKKKRNSDNGDILHSNNRDYSITESCSSSFRSHNTNSTEELEQVFNKFDVNGDGKISSSELGSIFGSLGQEVSEEELGMMMKEVDADGDGFIDLEEFIVLNTKGIDSDEVLNNLKEAFSIYDADGNGSISAQELYMVMKSLGDDCSLDECKKMISGVDKDGDGTINFEEFKVMMMMGAQLLSLGKE, encoded by the coding sequence ATGGGATTTGCTAAAACATTCTTtaaaataaagaaaaagaaaagaaacagCGACAATGGAGACATTTTACATTCAAATAATCGAGATTACTCTATCACAGAATCTTGTTCTTCTTCATTTCGTTCACATAACACCAATAGCACCGAAGAACTTGAGCAAGTTTTTAACAAATTCGACGTAAATGGTGATGGAAAAATCTCGTCCTCGGAACTTGGCTCAATATTTGGCAGCCTAGGGCAAGAAGTAAGTGAGGAAGAACTTGGTATGATGATGAAAGAAGTTGATGCAGACGGAGACGGATTCATTGATCTTGAAGAGTTTATTGTACTTAACACAAAAGGGATTGATTCAGATGAGGTATTGAATAACTTAAAGGAGGCATTTTCTATTTACGATGCAGATGGAAATGGTAGTATTTCAGCTCAAGAATTGTATATGGTGATGAAGAGTTTAGGAGATGATTGCTCATTAGATGAATGCAAAAAGATGATTAGTGGGGTTGATAAGGATGGTGATGGAACTATTAATTTTGAAGAATTTAAAGTTATGATGATGATGGGGGCACAACTTCTTTCATTAGGAAAAGAGTAA